TCTTCCTGAATTTCAAAAGGTGAAAAAAGATCTCGTACGAACTGTATTTTTTCACCTTTATTCAAAGACTTAAACTGGCGATCTTTCTGAGCATACTTTTCCGCGATTGCCCACTCTCTTCTTTTAGGTGAAATCATAAGCCAATTGATCCATCTTTCTCGTGCAGATTCACCTTTCATTTGGGTATCGTACTCTACTAGTGCTTCTACAACTCGCTTTGTTATTTTCGACGCTAGTGGGCTTGCACTTATGTCCAAATCATTAGGATCTTCATTGAACTTAGCTTCCATAAGCATTCGATGAAGTGACAAAAGCTCGTAGTAATTTTCTATTTCGAACAAGGGTTTAGAAGTCATTTTCAAAAATCTCCATTTTACCATGCCTACCGTTTCTTAAAGCTCCTTGATGGATTAGCTCATTTGGTTGGGTACCTGGGATTAAGTTGATATCGTCTTTAAGATCAAACTCGATTCGATGAGTACCTTTCGTACCCCCACGCCCCATAAAAAGCTCGAAGTTTGCATCTTTTGCAGGGATTTGATCAGTTGTTACAAAAACTCTACCTTTTGAGTCAGATTTGATAACACCTGATTTGGCGATAGCATCTGCACTTTTCTTGTCTGTATAGTGGAATACTTTGTTATTTGCGCCATCTTTTTAGTCGCAAACGCGATAAAGCTCGTCAGTCCAGCAATCTTGGTCCCTTTTTATGTATCCAGCCACTTTTAACTGGGTTAACAGTAAACTTATTTCTTCTTGGTTATTTAGTTCAGAAAACTCTTCATAGTTTCGCGCGAAGCAGATAAGCCTCCAGGCGTCAAAGTAGCCAAAGGCCCCTTCGTTTCCAAACTCAATGTCCGCGTCAAAATCGCCTTCCTCAAGACTAACTCCCATACCATGGAAGGCGTACTCGAAGTTCCCAATTTTTCCAGTTTGAGGGAGCTTTTTTTGCCGCCAGTCTAGCAGTGGGTTTGTCGAGTCTGTTTTCATTTTGAACAACGCTTGAATCATAGCCATAAATTCGAGGTAGCGCGATATAAGCAATTTTAGTTTATCTATTTTACACATACTATAACCTCAGCCTATTTGGTCCAGCCTCCGACGCGGCTTGAATCACATCGTCGATTGATTTGTATCCGAAACTTGATAAACCAGATTCAGGAACCTTGTTGTAAGGAACGTTGACACCAGCTCTTCGTGCTGCTGCAGCCCTATGGTGTCCATCAAGAATGTACTTAGCCCCTTTATGTTCGATAACGCTTATTGGACTGCCTTGCCATCCGTTGGCTTTCATCGACTGAATTAGGTTTTTGACATTCTTGCTAGACTTATTCCCACTAATCGAGTGTGTTTTAATTAAATCAGCTGGCTTCGATACAAGGTTCTTTGCGCCTTCTAACCGCTATGTTTCCCAAACTTTTCGCCCACTAGCCTACTAGCATGATACAGAATAGCCCATCCGATTCCTGGAACACACCCCCAATCGACAAGCAGTGGCACCCACCACAAGCTAGCAACGGTATCCACGGGTGCAACTATTGCTGCGATTGATATGCATCCGCCACCTAGCAATGGGATCCAGGATCCAACCTTGTACCCCCTAATCATTTGAACAACACAGAAACTATTTAAAGCGACTACATAACCACCAAGTAGCGATAGAAAAATCGTCAAGATCCAGTAAACCACCTCCATTAATTCCCTCCAGACTGAGGATAGTAACGGCGCTGGCCAAAAATCCCCTTGATTCTACCATCTGGGCCCCATCCCTTTGGCCACTGTACAGAGGATTTAGGCACCAAAAACGTCTCTGCTTTTCTATAAGGCGTGAACTGATTGCCAGTTTTGAGGAGCTTACCTGATGGATCCCACTTGAAGGATCGAAGATAGTTGAAGGGTGTTTTACCTCCTTTGACTACCCAATCGCCTGATTCAAGACCTGGCCTTCCCCACCTAGTAACTTTGATTAACTGACTTGAGTTCTTTGCGCCAACTAATCCTTAATCGTCCGAATAAGGAGCTAAGGCTTTCATAGCAAAAGACTTCAATCCTTGAGAGTCATAGTCTTCGAATTGTCCAACTTCAGGCTCGAAATAATACAGGTCGTTTAAAATAGCTTCTGCACAAGTTTTACGGGCCAGATTTTCACCATCATTAGCTATGCTTACGATTATCTCTAGTGCGGCAAGGATCGCTGGATAATAGGTGCCTCGATGATTATTCCCTATTGCATTAATAACTTTATCACCTACTTCATTTGCATGTTCTGGTCTCGTAAGCATAATTAAAGATTTAAGTGCTTCAGGTACTTTATCTGATTGATAGCACTTTGGTCCTGAAAACTTTGACCAATCTGTTTTTTCTACTTGTTCCACTAAACGGCTCATTTTCCTGATACTCCTCCCATGATTATTAGTTACTCCAAGCACCACCAGAGTCAAACTTTACGTCTTTTGGAAATTGGCCTCTGCTATATTTTGATTGGCAATTGACACATACGGGAATCTCTCTCAATTCTAACTCCCTTGTTGTCTTGTTTCTCCGCCAACCGACTGCTTTCGTCATATTTGCATCGGAACCAAGTTGCCGGGCAATACTATCTTCTGCACAACCAGTCGGATTACTGGAGCAACCAGAAACTACTTTTCCGTCTTTGTAGCCACCTGAATATGTCGCATGCTTGCGCTTAAGTTGATGAGCAGTAGCATCGCGGGCTTGTTCTGCAGCCTTTGCGCCAGCTATAGCATCTAGGGTACCTGTAGATTGGCTATTTCGACCAACTCTCCTTAATAGGTCCTTCCCTGCTCTGACTGTTGCTTGACCAGCGTCGACGACCTCATCGCTGTACCTCATGACATTTATAAATGTTGAAGCACCCCCTGGCAAGCCTGGTACTAAGGTTGAAACTCCATCGTAAAGCATCCCGGCAGCATCAACTGTTGCCCAGCCATAGTTACCAATGGCCAAGTTTCGACTCAGGGACACAGCGCCTAAACCAAAATTGTACCCGTCCCAGGGAGTTTCCGCCACTAGTCCTGTGCTATCCTTAAAGCTCATAGGGTTATTCTTACCATAAGAGTAAAGATTGCATTCTATAGGGCTCTTTAAACATTGCTCCGGGTTCTCTAAAAACAAAGGATCAGGAGAGATAAAGCGTCCAATTGACTGATCGTAATACCTTTCGCCAGCATAGTATATGTTTGACTCTTCGTCTTTATAATGACCCGTGAATCGATATGATGTTTTCCTAGGCTTAGCTTCGAAAGCTAAAGAATCAAGGAATGTCTTCCACCTACCCGAAGGCTCTAGCTCCGTTCCATAGGGGCTATAGACAATTTGTTCGCGCATCTCACCAAGATCTGAAAGGACGATATTTGATCCTTGCAAATGATCTCTAAGAGACCAGAACGTTTTGCTTCCCGAAGGCCTATGCTCAACTTTAACGACCCTATCTTTTTCGAAAAACACACTGGAATAGCCTACAATTTCATCTTCTCTATGTTCTTCATGGTAATTTTCAGATGGGAAATAAGTTTCTGTTCTTTGCCCTAAGTTATCGGTGGTTGATTTCCAAACCCTTCGTCCCGTGTGATCATAGGCGAATTCTGAGTCTCCACCACCAGCAGTAGTAATTCTAGTCAGTTTATTATCATAACCCCAAGTCGCAGCAGAAATAGATGGCGACTTCTGCAATCGTCCAAACTCATCAAATAGATAGGGTTTGTCCAAGGTTCCACTAGGCTGATAAGGAGCTTTCCCGCTGAGCATAGGATTTCTTGAGAATAGTGGGTTCGACTTAAAATTACCCACCTCATCATAGACAAACGTCTCCACAATATCGCTATGAGATGCCTGCCATGTAACTAACTGACCGGCATCATCATAAGTGTATCGGGCTCCCGAGTTTTGATGTAATGAATTCTTAACCTCATCAACGACTCCCACAATATGACTCAAGCCGTCAAGCTGGTAGCTCAGTTTTTGGAGAATCCCGCCCTTATCTGTTGCTGACGTAATGTTAGTCAAAGAAAGAGTTTCGGGGTCATACTGATAGTCAATGGTTAAGCCTATAGTGTCTTGCCTAACAGAATCCAATTGACCCTTTTCATTGTAAAAGATCTCATCGGCATATCCTGGGATGCCCCTAAGATACTGATCGTCTTGATAATCATATTCTCTTACAAAACCAATTGAGTCGACTATTTTGATTGGCCTATCAAGCATATCGTAGGTGTGCGACTCTACAAAAGTCCGCTCACTAATTTCATTGATATCACAGCGGAGGTTTCCAGATTGATCCCAAGCATAGAACCTCTTAATGGGAACTTGATAGCCAAATACCTCGACTTCCGAAAGTTTACCAATAGGGTACTGCGCAACTCCATGAAGGCATTCCTTCACGTTATCACTTACCTCAATTTTTCGATCGTATTGATAAGAGAATGCCAGCTTCTCATTGACAAACCTCTGCTTG
The genomic region above belongs to Pseudobacteriovorax antillogorgiicola and contains:
- a CDS encoding DUF6896 domain-containing protein, with the translated sequence MCKIDKLKLLISRYLEFMAMIQALFKMKTDSTNPLLDWRQKKLPQTGKIGNFEYAFHGMGVSLEEGDFDADIEFGNEGAFGYFDAWRLICFARNYEEFSELNNQEEISLLLTQLKVAGYIKRDQDCWTDELYRVCD